A part of Jaculus jaculus isolate mJacJac1 chromosome 17, mJacJac1.mat.Y.cur, whole genome shotgun sequence genomic DNA contains:
- the Tmppe gene encoding transmembrane protein with metallophosphoesterase domain produces the protein MSLFRQLSLGSKAALAAVTVFVSMILSRSYLAEALELRAWRWLFRLQLALFVNSLMLIGSLYIWRSTVSNLGPSLAVETACFQLWKLVVAVFLALAHSSFFTMLFLVAEEPYLFSLAAYSCLGAYIIMLFFLCILSAVEQTYQLLAWHSGRVVGSLDKTRKLVLRPALAVVVTTVLSTIGLLNAAQPPAVKTVDVPIHQLPPSMNGLKIVLLSDIHLGPTVGRTKMEMFVRMVNRLKPDITVIVGDLSDSEASVLRTAVAPLGQLRSRLGTYFVTGNHEYYTSDVGNWFKLLGSLRVHPLHNENVRIAAPRDQRGEGTEEEWICLAGVDDIEADILHYAGHGMDLAKALEGCSADHATILLAHQPLAAKRALQARPDINLILSGHTHAGQIFPWNVAAYLLNPFFAGLYQVAQTTFVYVSPGTAYYGIPMRLGSRAEITELILWRAP, from the coding sequence ATGAGCCTCTTCAGGCAGCTGTCCCTGGGTTCCAAGGCCGCCCTGGCCGCGGTCACGGTCTTCGTGTCCATGATTCTGTCCCGTTCCTATCTggcggaggccctggagctccggGCGTGGCGCTGGCTCTTCCGCCTGCAGCTCGCCCTGTTCGTCAACTCGCTCATGCTCATCGGCTCCCTCTACATCTGGAGGAGCACCGTAAGCAATCTCGGCCCCTCTCTGGCCGTGGAGACAGCCTGTTTCCAGCTCTGGAAGCTGGTCGTTGCGGTCTTCCTGGCCCTGGCGCATTCCAGTTTCTTCACGATGCTCTTCTTAGTGGCGGAGGAGCCCTATCTCTTCTCCCTGGCGGCTTACTCCTGCCTGGGCGCATATATCATCATGCTGTTTTTCCTCTGCATCCTGAGCGCCGTGGAGCAGACCTACCAGCTCTTGGCCTGGCACAGCGGTAGGGTCGTGGGCAGCCTTGACAAGACGAGGAAGCTGGTGCTGAGACCTGCCCTGGCGGTGGTGGTGACCACCGTGCTCAGTACCATCGGCCTTCTCAACGCCGCCCAGCCACCGGCGGTGAAAACAGTAGATGTGCCCATCCACCAGCTGCCCCCCTCTATGAACGGCCTCAAGATTGTGCTCCTCTCCGACATTCACTTGGGGCCCACCGTGGGCAGGACCAAGATGGAGATGTTTGTGCGGATGGTGAATAGGCTGAAACCAGACATCACCGTGATCGTAGGTGACCTCTCCGATTCGGAAGCCTCCGTCCTGCGGACAGCCGTGGCTCCCCTGGGCCAGCTCCGTTCCCGCCTCGGCACCTACTTTGTCACGGGCAATCACGAGTATTACACGTCAGATGTCGGTAACTGGTTCAAGCTGCTGGGATCTCTCCGCGTCCACCCGCTGCACAACGAGAATGTGAGGATCGCCGCCCCCCGGGACCAGCGTGGTGAGGGGACGGAGGAAGAGTGGATCTGCTTGGCGGGGGTGGATGACATCGAAGCGGACATCCTCCACTACGCCGGCCATGGTATGGACCTCGCCAAAGCCCTGGAGGGTTGCAGTGCAGACCACGCCACCATTCTGCTGGCTCACCAGCCCCTGGCTGCCAAGAGAGCCCTCCAGGCACGGCCAGATATTAACTTGATCCTTTCGGGACACACACACGCTGGGCAGATCTTCCCTTGGAACGTGGCAGCCTATCTCCTGAACCCCTTCTTTGCTGGGCTGTACCAAGTGGCTCAGACTACATTTGTATATGTCAGTCCGGGCACGGCCTATTACGGGATACCCATGAGGCTGGGGAGCAGGGCGGAGATCACAGAGCTCATCCTGTGGCGGGCTCCCTGA